One Arvicanthis niloticus isolate mArvNil1 chromosome 13, mArvNil1.pat.X, whole genome shotgun sequence genomic window carries:
- the Ttll1 gene encoding polyglutamylase complex subunit TTLL1, with protein sequence MAGRVKWVTDIEKSVLINNFEKRGWIQVTENEDWNFYWMSVQTIRNVFSVETGYRLSDDQIVNHFPNHYELTRKDLMVKNIKRYRKELEKEGSPLAEKDENGKYLYLDFVPVTYMLPADYNLFVEEFRKSPSSTWIMKPCGKAQGKGIFLINKLSQIKKWSRDSKTSSFVSQSTKEAYVISLYINNPLLIGGRKFDLRLYVLVSTYRPLRCYMYKLGFCRFCTVKYTPSTSELDNMFVHLTNVAIQKHGEDYNHIHGGKWTVNNLRLYLESTRGREVTSKLFDEIHWIIVQSLKAVAPVMNNDKHCFECYGYDIIIDDKLKPWLIEVNASPSLTSSTANDRILKYNLINDTLNIAVPNGEIPDCKWNKSPPKEVLGNYEILYDEELAQGDGAERELRNRPGQPVGPRAGRSRDSGRNVLTTWK encoded by the exons ATGGCAGGAAGGGTGAAGTGGGTCACTGACATTGAGAAGTCGGTACTAATCAACAACTTTGAGAAGAGAGGGTGGATCCAagtgacagaaaatgaagatTGGAATTTTTACTG GATGAGTGTGCAGACCATTCGAAACGTGTTCAGCGTAGAAACCGGGTACCGGCTCTCAGACGACCAGATCGTCAACCATTTCCCCAACCACTACGAGCTCACCCGCAAGGACCTGATGGTGAAGAACATTAAGAGATACAGGAAGGaactggagaaggaaggaagtccCCTGGCGGAGAAAGACGAGAATGGGAAATACCTCTATCTGG ACTTCGTCCCGGTCACCTACATGCTCCCGGCTGACTACAACCTGTTTGTGGAAGAGTTCCGGAAGAGCCCCTCCAGCACCTGGATCATGAAGCCATGCGGCAAAGCCCAGGGAAAGGGCATCTTCCTCATCAACAAGCTCTCACAGATCAAAAAGTGGTCCCGGGACAGCAAGACATCCTC GTTTGTGTCCCAGTCCACAAAAGAAGCGTACGTGATCTCACTCTATATCAATAACCCGCTGCTCATCGGTGGGAGGAAGTTTGACCTTCGTCTCTATGTCCTGGTGTCCACCTACCGCCCGCTGCGCTGCTACAT GTACAAGCTTGGGTTCTGCCGCTTCTGCACAGTGAAGTACACTCCAAGCACCAGTGAGCTCGACAACATGTTTGTCCACCTCACCAACGTAGCCATCCAGAAGCACGGG GAGGACTACAACCACATCCATGGTGGCAAGTGGACTGTCAACAACCTGCGTCTCTACCTGGAGAGCACCCGAGGCCGAGAGGTGACCAGCAAGCTGTTTGATGAAATCCACTGGATCATTGTGCAGTCTCTCAAGGCTGTGGCA CCAGTGATGAACAACGACAAGCACTGCTTTGAATGCTACGGCTACGACATCATCATTGACGACAAGCTGAAGCCCTGGCTGATCGAG GTTAACGCGTCCCCATCTCTTACCTCCAGCACTGCCAACGATCGAATCCTTAAGTACAACCTGATTAACGACACCCTCAACATTGCGGTCCCCAACGGCGAGATTCCGGACTGCAAATGGAACAAGTCTCCCCCTAAGGAAGTGCTTGGCAACTATGAGATCCT GTATGACGAGGAGCTGGCCCAGGGTGACGGGGCTGAACGAGAGCTTAGAAACCGCCCAGGCCAGCCAGTGGGGCCCAGAGCAGGCCGCTCGAGAGACTCGGGGAGAAATGTCCTCACGACCTGGAAGTGA